Below is a genomic region from Pseudomonas extremaustralis.
CTCGACAAACCGTTCATAGACGCCACGCTGAATCAGAAACCGCGTGGACGAAATGCAGACCTGCCCCGTCCCGCGAAACCGGTTCGCAACCCCTTCGATAGCGGCCTTTTCGATGTCGGCGTCGTCGAACACCAACACCGGCCCGTGCCCGCCCAATTCCAGGGTAATCGGCTTGACCCCTTCGGCAGCGCGGGCCGACAGCAACCGACCGATAGGCACCGAACCGGTGAAGGTCACCTTGCGGATGATCGGTGAAGCGATCAACTGGCTGGAGACTTGATCCGGCACGCCGAAGACCACTTGCAACACGCCTTTGGGCAACCCGGCATCGTCGAGGGCCCGAGCCAGGGCCAGCGCGGTGGCCGGGCTTTCTTCGCCGGGCTTGAGGATGACACTGCACCCTGCGGCCAGGGCTGCCGAAAGCTTGCGGGCGGGGGTAATGGCCGGGAAATTCCACGGCGTGAATGCAGCGACCGGGCCGATGGCCTGGCGTTTCACCAGTTGCAGCACACCGGGACGGTTGGCCGGAACGACACGCCCGTCGATACGGCGCGCGCTTTCGGCAAACCACTCGAAGTACTCGGCCGCACGGGTGACTTCATCCAGGCTTTCCCCCAGCGGCTTGCCTTCTTCCAGGGTCATTTGTTCGGCGATGCGCGGGGCGCGTTCCAGGATAAGGTCGGCGGCGCGCTTGAGAATTTTCGCGCGCTGGTCGGGGACGGTCTGGCGCCATTGTTCAAAGCTCACCTGAGCCACCTCGAGCGCGTGATCGAGGTCGTCTGCGCTAGCGAGTGGAACACGGCCTATCTCGCAGGCGGTGGCGGGGTTAACGACAGCGGCGGTTGCGCGCCCTTCGGCGCTGATCCAATCACCACCGATAAAAAGATAAAGCGGATCGTAAGCAACGTTCATGGACTTGGCCTTCAATGGGTTGTCGGATAACGTCAGGCGCCTGAATGGCGTGTTCAGGCCGCCTGTGCAACCCAGTCTATGGAAGGTCAACCGATTGATTTAGTCGGCCAAGAGGGAATCAATGTTGTACCCAGCGGTAATATCGAGCAGCGGGCAGAACGGCTGAAACCAGGTCAACAGGAAGGTCAGGATGGATAAGCTTTCGAATATGTCGGTGTACATAAAGGTTGTGGAGATGGGCAGTTTCACGGCGGTGGCGAATCATCTGGAGTCAACCGTCGGTAACGTATCGCGGGCTGTTTCCGCGCTAGAAAACATGCTCGACACCCGCCTGATACAGCGCTCGACCCGCCGTCTCTCGATCACTGACGCCGGCCGCCGCTTTTACGAGCGCTGCACCAAAATCCTCGCGGACCTCGAGCATGCCGAAGCCGAAGCGAGTAACGCAGCGTTGACCCCCAGGGGGACGTTGCGGGTGCATTGTGTGCCGGGGCTCGCGCGGCATCTGGTCACCGGTGCCGTGCTGGAGTACCGCGAGGAGTTCCCGGAAGTGACCGTGGACTTGATGCTGTCCCAGCGCATGCCCAACCTGTTGGAAGACCAACTGGACGTGTCGATTCTGATTGCCCGAACGCTGCCGGATTCAGCGTATGTCAGCCAAAAGATCGGCATCAGCCATTGTGTGCTGGTGGCGTCGCCAGAATACCTGCAACGACACGCCGCCCCTCTAACACCAGAAGACCTCAACGATCATCAGTGCTTGCTATTGGGCACCGTCGATTATGTGCGGGATGAGTGGCAATTGAAGAGCAAGACCGGGGATGCCACGTTTACCCCCAAGGGCCCGAGTTTCAGCGTCAACGATATGGACGCCATGGCGGTCGCCGTCAGGGCGGGAGCAGGCATAGGTTTGCTGGCCGGTTTTTCAGCCATCGAGGATTTGCGTTCAGGCAGGCTCGTGCGCGTATTGCCCGAGTTTCATACTTACGAGCGCAATGTTTACGCGGTCTATACATCCCGTCAGTTCATCGATGCAAAAATCACTCGCTTCATCGACACGTTAAAAACCCGGGTCGGTGCTCAGTTGACGATGACAGCTCAGGAACTGATTGCCTGAAGCAAGCACATTAAGTTCGGCGGGGAGGCAACTAACGCGACGGACTCAATGAGCCTTGAATGATGCCAGGCCTGAAGCGCTTGGCAGAAGTGAAACCAACTTCACACGTGTTCTATCTCTCTTCGCGCCTCAGTGTAACCACCCTGAGGCGCAATCATTTCAAGGGTTGATCAATCAACCGTTGCTGCAACCGTTGCCCATTGCTTCGTATGCCAGGATATGACGTTTGCCCTGGGAGTCTTCATAAGTCATGCGCATCGGTACTACAGCGCACACATCGGCGGCCTCGGATTGAGAGATCACTTTGGCAATATCAAGATGTGTGGAGTAAGTGTATTGCTCAACTTGCACTTGTTGATCGTCAACCGCAGCCGCGCCTTCTTGGGCCATGACCAAACCGCTAAAACCAAACAGTGCGAAGAGTGCTACTGAAACTTTCATGAGGCTTTCCTTTAATTAAGTTTCGATGATTTAAATCAGAAACTTTATCGATGAAATGCACAGAACGATCAGTCGCTGTAAACCAAACAAGTTGTCTGCCGACGATTACAAGTGACTGCGGGCTTAAAGCCTTTTGCTGTGCTGGCAGGAAGAACTTTATGCCTGCGCCCCCAAGAGAAACAGCCATGAATCTGATAAAGACTGTTATGCATTCAGACAACAATCGCGCTGGCCCTCTCGCGTTAAAGCGGCCTGCAAACGCTCTTTTTCATCTTGCCGGTGACCTCTACCGACAAGTCGCTGCCGGGTAAAACCCGGCAGGCCAGCACGATGCCATCGGCCAGCTCGGCCGCACTGACATGGGCGCGGCTCATCACCTTGGCGACATACTCGCCGCTCAGAATGCGCACTTTGCACACCCCGCAACCGCCGCCCCGACAGCCGAGCGGTATGCCCCGCCGCCCCAATCGCGCCATGCCCTCCAACACCGATTCACGCTCATCGCAGGGATACTGCTCGCCGGTGTCTTCAATCACGATCTGGTATTTCATCGCACACACCCCCACACGCCGATGCTCACGGGGCGTCCTGCGCTTGCTCTGCACGCTCGAGGATTTCCTGTTGGCGCAACTGCGCGGCATCATGCCCGCCGATGCACCAATCCTGCGGATCGACACGGATGCAGCGACCGCGGATCAGGCCCTGCTCGACCGCGAGGGTCGCGCTGAGCAGGTCGGTGAAGCCGCGCATCAACGCCTGGCGTTCATCCAGCGGGCGGCCTTCGAGGACGAAGAACTCAAAGAACGGTGCATGCCGCCCGCTGACTTCGACCACTTCACCGGCCACCGCACACTCGGTCGCCGCATGCAGCGTGATAAAGGCCCTGACCCGTTCGACGGGTGAATGCAGCACCAGGCTGTAAAGCTGTGAGGCGTCCTTGAGCAAGCAGGCTTTTTGCTCGGCGCTGCAATGGCCGTCCACCAGATGAAAGTTCACGACAGGCATAGGGGCGATCTCGCTGAATTATTGTTGGTTTTATGCGCTGGCAGCTCGATGCGCAGCTCGCTCAAGGCAGGCCGCGACGCCGCCCGGAATCAAGCATCAGGCTGGAGCCGGTCATCGCATCGGCCTCGGGCGCCAGCAACAGGCTCACGGCCCAGGCCACTTGGGCTGGCGTGGTCAAGGCGCCGAGGGACGACTCTGCGCACATCTCGCCCAGCACCGCCTCGGCACTGATACCGCGCTGCCGGGCCCGGTCTGCGGCCACCCGGTGCAAGCGCTCGGTGTCTGCCGGTCCTGGGGCGATCAGATGCGCGGTTATACCGCGTTCACCATAGGCCAGGCTCAGTTGGCGCACGGCGTTCATCAGCGCCGCATTGGCCACCCCGGCAGCGGCGGCATAGGCCGTGGGTTCAAAGCCGTAGTGACCGCCGATGGCCACCAACCGCGAGCCTTTCACCAGATGCCCATCCACCGCGCGCACCAGGCGCAACAGCCCGCCGACCTTGATATTCACCGCATCCACCAACGCAGCGGTGGGTGCATCAAGAATACCGCCGACAACCGCCACGCCAGGCCCGTGCACAATCATGCGCACCGGCCGCTCCAGCACGGCGCGCAGGCTCGCCACCGCGCTGTCGCTGGCGATGTCGGCGACGCAGGCAATCAGCCCTGGATGGCGATCGACCAGTTCGTCGAGGGCGTCGGCACTGCGCGCCACCGCGACCACATCCAGGTCACTGGCGCTTAACCGCGCCACAATCTGCCGGCCAAACGCGCCCGTCGCCCCGACCACCACGGCCAGTTCTTTTTGCGTACTCATGTTCAAACTCTCGCATTCAGTCAGGGGCCCGCAGCGCACGCCCCTGCGGGCCATCAGGTCGGCAACGGAACGCCACGTTCTTTCGCCATGGTGAGGGCGGTGTCCTGGATCATGTCTTCCTGGCCGCCGATCATTTTCTTGCGCCCCAGCTCCACCAGGATGTCCCGCGCCGGCACGCCGAACTGCAGGGCCGCACGTTTGGCGTGCAGCAGGAAGGTGGAGTAGACGCCGGTATAGCCCAGGGTCAGCGACTCGCGGTCGACCCGCACGATGTGCTCCATCATCGGCACGATGATGTCCTCGGCCACGTCCATCAGCTTGAACAGGTCGGTACCGGTTTCGATCCCCATGCGCTCGCACACGGCCGCGAACACCTCCAGCGGAGTATTGCCCGCCCCGGCGCCGAGCCCCGCGACCGAACCGTCGATACGGCTGGCGCCGGCCTCGATGGCGGCAATCGAGTTGGCCACGCCCATGCCCAGGTTATGGTGGCCGTGGAAGCCGATCTCGGTGTGCGGATCAAGCACCTCGCGCAGCGCGCCGATCCGCGCCTTCACGTCTTCGGGCAGCATGTAGCCGGCCGAGTCGGTGACGTACACCGTCTGCGCGCCGTAGGACTCCATCAGCTTGCCCTGGCGGGCGATGCCGGCCGCATCGTTGAGGTGCGCCATCATCAGGAACCCGGAGGTATCCATACCCAGTTTTCGCGCATAGGCGATGTGCTGCGGCGAGGTGTCCGCCTCGGTGCAGTGGGTGGCAACGTGCACGCTGCGCGCGCCGCAATCGTAGGCCGAGTGCAGCTCCTTCATGGTGCCCAGCCCCGGAATCAGCAACACGGACACCTTCGCCTGCTTCATCAGCGGGGCCACCGCGCTGATGTATTCCTCGTTGCTGTGGGGCGCGAAGCCATGTTGCAGCGAGTTGCCCCCCAGGCCACCGCCATGGGTGACTTGTATGTAAGGCACACCGGCGGCGTCCAGCGCGGTGGCGACCTTGACCATCTGCGCGACGCTGATCTGCTCGCGCTTGGCGTGCATGCCGTCGCGCAGGCACATGTCATGCAGGATCACTTTGCGGCCCTGCAGGCTCGTAGGGTTGGATGGGTTCATTACGCGACCTCCGGGGCTTTAAGGTGAAGCGTGCCGGCGAGTATTTCCTCGGCGAACATCTCGGCCGTGCGGGTGGCGGCCGCAGTCATGATGTCCAGGTTGCCGGCGTAGGTGGGCAGGTAGTCGCCCAGGCCCGCTACCTCCATGAAGACCGAGACTTTCTTGCCGTCGAAAATAGGACCGTTGACCAGGCGATAACCCGGCACGTATTTCGTCACTTCGCCGATCATTTGCAGGATCGACTCACGGATGCGCACACGGTCGGGCTCGTCATCGGTCAGGCAATAAATGGTGTTGCGCATCAGCATGGGCGGCTCGGCCGGGTTGATGATGGCCAACGCCTTGCCCTTGCGCGCGCCACCGATTTTCTCGATGGCACTCGAGGTGGTGTTGGTGAATTCATCGAGGTTGGCGCGGGTGCCCGGGCCGATCGACTTGGACGCCAGGCTGGCAACGATCTCGGCGTAGGCCACGCTCTGAATGCGCGAGACGGCATTGACGATGGGAATGGTGGCCTGCCCGGCGCAGGAGATCATGTTGACATTCATCTGCAGGGTCTTCGCGTGTTCGCGCAGGTTCACCGGCGGCACGCACAGCGGACCGATGGCCGCCGGGGTCAGGTCGATCATCAACACGCCCAGGGCATTGAGCTTGCGGCTGTTTTCCGCGTGCACATAGGCACTGGTGGCGTCGAACGCGATCTGAATGCCATCCTCCAACACGTGCGGGAGCAGGCCATCGACGCCTTCGTGGGTGGTTTTCAAGCCCAACTCGCGGGCCCGCAGCAGCCCTTCGGAGTTAGGGTCGATGCCCACCATCCAGACCGGTTCAAGCACCGGACTGCGCAGGATCTTGTAGATCAGATCGGTGCCGATGTTGCCGGAACCGATCAACGCACATTTGATCTTTTTCATTGGCCCTGCTCCCGCTGCTTGGCAGCGCGCTGCGCCATGTCCAGGCCGGCCACGTAAAACCCGTCGCGCGCGTGCTCGGTGATCAGGATCCGCACGGTTTCCGCCGGGCATTGCAGGCTCAGGCATACCGCTTCAGTGACCGCGACCGCCATACGGCTCTTTTGCTCGGCAGTGCGGCCCTCGGCCAAATGCATTTCAATAATGGGCATGACTGCCTCCAGGGTGCTTGTGGTTATTCAACGAAACGCATCGATACGCTGCCCAACTCTTGGAAGCGCGCGACTATGCTGTCGCCGGGCTTCACCGCGATGGCTTCGGTAATGCCGCCGCTCATCACGAAGCTGCCGGCAGGCAACGACTCGTCCATCTCGGCGAGGATATTCACCAACATGGCGATGGCTTCGGCCGGGTGCCCCATCACCGCCGCAGCGGCGCCCATGGTCACGATCTCGCCATTCTTTTCCATCACCACCCCCAGGGTCGGCAGGTCCAGATCCGCGACGTAGCGGCTACGCCCACCGCCCACGAAACGCGCCGAGGAACCGTTGTCGGCGATCACGCTGGCCAGGTCGAACTTGAACCCGGAAAACCGCGAGTCGATGATTTCCACCGCCGGGAGTACGTAGTCGGTGGCGGCCAACACATCGGCGGCGGTGCAACCGGGGCCGCGCAACTCGGCCTTCATGACAAAGGCGACTTCACACTCGACCCGTGGATGCACAAGGTCAGCGGTGCTGATCGCCGAGCTTTCGGGGCGGGCCATGCGGTCGGTGAGAAAGCCGATCGAGGGCACGCTGACGCCCATTTGCTGCATCTTCGCCTTGGAGGTCAGCCCGGCTTTCCAGCCGACTTGCCGGTGGCCCTGGGCGATATAGCGGCGACGCAGTTCGTTCTGCACCGCGTAGCCATCGGCGATGGTCATCTGCGGGTAGTCGTCGGTCAGTTTGGGGATGGCATAGGCTCGGGTCTGTGCGCCTTCGACCCGTTCGCACAGGCGCACGATGTCTTCGCGGGACAGCGTCAGTTCGCGGCTCATACGGCGCTCCTTCCAGAAAATTTCACCCGGCAACTGCCCAGGCCGCCGACCCGGCAGACCAACTCGTCGCCCTCCGCCACCGGCACCAGCGCCGACTGCGAGCCGGAGAGGATCACCTCCCCCGCTTTGAACGGAATGCCCAGTTCACCCAGCGTGTTGGCCAGCCAGGCCACGGCATTGGCGGGCGAGCCTTGCACGGCGGCGCCCACGCCGGTGGAGAACACCTCGCCGTTCTTCTCCAGCACCATGCCGGCCAGGGTGATATCCAACCGGCGCGGATCGCCCCGGGTGGTGCCCAGTACAAACACGCCACAGGAGGCGTTGTCCGCGACCGTGTCCTGGATCTTGATTTGCCAGTCGCGGATGCGCGAATCGACCACTTCGAAACACGGCACCACATAGTCCGTGGCGCGAATCACGTCCATGGCGGTGATGCCCGGTCCCTTGAGGTCATGCTTGAGGACAAAGGCCAGTTCTGCCTCGGCCTTGGGCTGGATCATCTGGCCCAGGTCGAGGGTGTCGCCGTCGGCAAACACCATGCCCGAGGTGAGCATGCCGAAATCCGGCTGGTACACGCCGAGAAAGTCCTGCACGGGCTTGCTGGTGGCGCCGATTTTCTTGCCGACGATGGTTTCCCCGGCGGCCAGGCGCCGGGCAATGAAGCGCTCCTGGATGCGGTAGGCATCCTCGATGCGGATCTGCGGTTCACGGCTGAGCAACGGCGCGATGACGCGGCGGGACACGAACGCCTGATACAGCTCGTCGCCGTACTGCTCGATGGTTTGCTGATTCATGGGGGAGCCTCAGAGTTTCACGCAGACGTTGCGGGTTTCGGTGTAGAACTCCAGCGAATGCACGCCGCCTTCACGGCCGATCCCGGACTGTTTGGAACCGCCAAACGGCGTACGCAAGTCGCGCAGGAACCAGCTGTTGATCCAGGTGATGCCCACGTCGATGCGGGCCGCCATGCGGTGCGCTCGCGCCAGGTCGCGGGTCCAGAGGGTGGTCGACAGGCCGTATTCGGTAGCGTTGGCCTTGGCGACCACCTCGTCTTCGCTATCGAAGGGCGAGATGTGGCAGCACGGGCCGAAAATTTCCTGTTGCACGACCGCTGCGCTCTCCGGCAGACCGGTCCAAATGGTCGGTTGTACCCAGGCGCCAGCCGCCAGGTCGGACGGCATCTGCGGCACGCCGCCGCCGGTCACCACGGTGGCGCCCTCCTCGACCGCCTTGCGGTAGTACGACAGGACTTTTTCCCGGTGTTCCTGGCTGATCAGCGGGCCGTAATTAGCGTGACGATCATCGGGGCGGCCGTACTTCACCGCCTCGGCCTTGGCCTTCAGCGCTTGCACGAAACGCGCGAAGATCGGCCGCTCGACATACACCCGCTCAGTGCCCAGGCACACCTGCCCGGTGTTGAGGAACACCGAACGGGAAAAGCTCTCCACCGCCGCGTCGAAATCGGCATCGGCGAAGACAATGCCGGCGTTCTTGCCGCCCAACTCGAACGACACATCACGCATGCCCTCGGCAGCGGCTTTCATGATCGCCGTGCCGGTACGCGTCTCGCCGGTAAAGGTAATGGCGTCGACCTGCGGATGCCGAGTGACGAACTCCCCGGCCGAATCCGGACCGAAGCCGTGCACCACGTTGTACACGCCCTTGGGGATGCCGACCGTGTTCATCACTTCGCCCAGCAGGGTGGCGGTTTGCGGCGATTCTTCCGATGGCTTGACCACCACGGTATTGCCGCAGGCCAGGGCCGGGCCGACCTTCCAGGTCATCAACATGAAGGGTGCGTTCCACGGGCAGACCACCCCGATCACGCCCTTGGGCCGGCGCAGCGTGTAGTTCAACGCGCCACGGCCGTCGGGGGTATCCATCGGGAACGCCTCGCTGGCGACGTTCTTGATCACGTCGGCGAACACTTTGAAGTTGGCCGCGCCGCGCGGGATGAACACATGCTTCATCACGTGCTCGGGCTGGCCGGTGTCGGACATCTCCGCTTCGACGAAGTCATCGAAGCGCCGGGTGATTTCGTTGGCCACGCCGTACAGCAGCTCGACGCGCTGCTCGGTGCCCAGGCGGCCCCATTCGCCCTGCAAGGCAGTGCGTGCGGCGCTGACGGCCGCGTCCACCTCGCCACGCCCGGCTTCGCTGACCGAGCAGATGACGCTGTTGTCCAGCGGGGAGTGTTTGTTGAACCGTACACCGCTGGCAGCGTCGGTAAACTCACCGGCAATGAAGTGCTTGATCTGGCGCATGAGAGCTCCGTAGTTATTGTTCGTATGACGACCGCCCGTACCTGCCACGGCCCGTCCGGCATGAGTCCCTGGGTGCGAGTCTAGAAAAGCCGGCAGATACCGACTAATACTTTATTTGGCCCCACTCGATACCCTTCAGGTATGGCAAAAACCGCTGGGCGGCCGGCCTCGTCCGCCCCTCTTGCATCCGTCGAGGGGGCGGGGTCGGTGGATCAAATCGCTTTGAACAGGGGGCTGCGAACCTGCTGGGCATCCGCCGCCGAGATGAACTTCTCGATGTAGATATCGCGCTCGAACAAGCGTCCCTGCATCAACGTGCTGATGCAGGCATCGATCATCAGCGGCGGGCCGCACAGGTAGGCCTTGTGCCCACGGAAGTCGTTGTCGAAGTGGGCCTTGGCGGCGTCATGCACGAAGCCACGAAAGCCTTGCCACGACGAGTCTTCAAGCTCATGGGACAGCGCCGGCACGTAGGTGAAGTTGGGGTGCTGCGCGGCCAGGGCGAGAAACTCGTCGTGGTAGTACAACTCGGCACGGTGGCGCTGCCCGTAGACCAGGGTGATCGGCAGCGCGAAACCGTCCGCCAGCAGATCGAGAATCATCGAACGCGGGCTCGACAACCCCGAGCCGCCGGCCATAAAGATCACCGGCAGGTGCGCCGACTTTTTCACGAAAAAACGCCCGTAGGGACCCGTGATGCCCACTCGCTCGCCGACCTGCAATTGCTCATGCACATACGCGGTGCCACGGCCGCCGGGCACGACGCGGATATTCAACTCAATGTCGCTGCCGGGCGCCGGTGCGTTGGCCACCGAAAAGGCCCGGCTGCCAATGCCGTCGGGTAACTGCAGGTTGATGTACTGGCCGGCCTGGAAGTGCATGCCTTCGGGCGCGTCGAGCTTGATCCACACACCTTTGATGGTCGGCGTGAGGGTTTCAATGCGGCTGACGGTGCCAGGAAAATCGCGCACCGGCAGGTTTTGCGCATCGTCGTCTTCGTCGATTTGCGCCTCGATGACCAAATCGCTTTCGGCGGTGGCGCAGCAGGCCAGGCATTTTTTCTCTTCGCGCTCGAAATCCATCAGGGCAAAGCTGGAGGCTTCGCCATGTTCGATTTCGCCATCGACCACCTGGATTTTGCAGGTGGCACACAGCCCGTGGCAGCAGGCATGCGGCAGGTAGATACCGGCGCGCAAGGCGGCGTCGAGAATGGTCTGGCCGGCTTCGATTGCGATGGTCTGGCCCAGCGGTTCGATCGTTAATTCATAGCTCATGACTGGCCCCCTCAGTGGGTCGCACACAGGGTGTTGAGACCGGGCGTCTTGAAGCGCAACTGGTCTTTGTGGCCGATGCCGTTGGCAACCAGGCTGGCGTCCAGGTCGGGCACCCAGGGTTGGTTGTCCTTGAGCCATTGCACGCTCTGCCAGTCGATCAGCGCGGCATCCGGGTCGGCCTGCAACAAGGGGACCAGGGCCGTGTCCAGCAACTGGGCAAAGGTGGTTTGCGGTTCCAGGCACAGCAGGAACGGCGCCGCGAACAGCAAGTGGTGATCCCAGCTGGCATACACCAACTGCTTGCCATTGAAGTTTTCGACGCGATCACGGGCAACGCCCACGTATTCTTTACGGGCGACTACAGGCATGGTGCTCTCCTTATTCTTGTCAGCGGGGCGTGGCCGCCGAATGTGTCGGCCACGCCCGTGGGGTGGTCACGCAGTTACTGGTTGGACGTCGCCATGCCACGCCACATTTCGAAGTTGCGACGGTCCTGGGAGTCGGCGAAGTCGCCGTTGTCCTGGCCGTCCTTGAGCGATACCCAGTCCATCCAGGCGCCCAGGTCGCCATTGGTGGGCGCCTGGAACAGCGCCGGCATCGGCAGCCAGGCCTGGATGTATTTCTCCGGTTCGTTGTTGAAGATGCCCATGCAGTGATCGGAGCAGAAGTGGTACTTGTCGCCCTTGTACTGCACCTGCCGATGGCAGATCAGGGTCGGGTCGTCCGGCTCGGTGAACACCGTGGGCAACTGGCAGCACTGGCACAATTTGGCCAGGCCGTAGTTCTTGAACGGCGTGCCGGCCGCCTCCATTTTCTTGATGTGCTCCCAGCGCGGGCGGTAGTACTTGTCGAAGGTGGTCGGGTACTTGGCGGACAGCCATTGCATGTCGTCATCCGACGGAATCCAGGCATGGAACGCGGTGCCGAAACTCCACTGGTACAGCCCCAGCATGAACTGATGGGACATGTGGTCGATGCTGGCCTCGGCATCGTCCCAGCTCTTGGGTGGACGGATACCGTAGCGCGCCAGATCCTTGAACAGCGCGCCGCCGTTCTCGGCGCCGTAGATCTCCCAGGCCTCGCGCCACGACATCACGCGCTTGGGCAGCATGTAATCCATCATGGTGCTGACCAGGCCCAGCACGCGGAAGCCGCGCCAGAACCACTTGTCGATCCAGCCCTGCACGATCGGCAGGTTGGCCGGGTCTTGCTCGAGCATGAACTTGATGCACTCCAGGCCGAGGGTCATGTGCCGCGCTTCGTCCGACTGCGCGGAGAAGCCAAAGGTGACCGTGGCCATATCGCCGTTATAGGCGGCGCCGGACATGAACGGCACAAACAGCAGGTTGGTGAGCACGTACTCGAACGAAAAGCCGATAGCGATCATGAACTCGAACGGGCCGGCGGACATCGCATCGTCAAAGAACGAACGGGCCACCGAGGTGTACCAGATACGGTCGCGCTGATCGGCAAAGGCATGGAAGCCGTTGTAGAACTTGTTGTAGTTGGACAAGGCGTGGATCTGCGTCTGCGCATGGCGCAGCTCGTCGATGGCCTGCATCTGGCAGGCCACTTGCGTACCGACGCCGCGAAACTCACGGCCCGCACGCGCAAAGCCTTTGTGCGCGGCATATTCGCCGGGGCTGATGGCCTGCAGGAAGATCTTCAGCGCCGACAGGTAGCGCGCATCGGTGATATTCAGGTGGCCGTTGTTCTGCGCGTGGGCGTCGATGATGGCGTAGAACTTGCGCTCCTTTTCGGCCTGGTATTTCCAGTAGGCGTCCATGGTCAGGCGGAACGGGTCTTCCCACTTGTTCCAGTCGTGGATCTTCAGGCCTTCATAGGCGATGTAGGGGAAAATCTCTTCCTCGGTGCGGTACGACGGCTCCCAGGCGAGGTCGCGCGTGAGCAGGCGGTATTTGTCTTTTGCATTGAGCTTTTTGTGAACGGTTTTCATGTCCATGCCAAATATCCTCGCTTAGTTGCCCCAGGTCAGGGTCAAGGCGTCTTCGTCTTCGTCGACATTGCCGGAGAGCGTGATCAGATTGACGTTCAGCTCCTGCATGTCGAAGCTGCGGCCCAGTTGCGCTTCGATGCTTTCGCGACGAATGACCAGGCGGCCCGGCGCGTTGATCTTGACCATGGCCGGCTCGCGGTTGACCACGGCTTCAGGGTTGTCCAGCTCGATCGCTTCGATGATCGGGCGGGTTTCTTCATTGGTTTGCAGTGCAATAAATACAGTCGACATAGCCGCTCCTCAGACCCCAACGCCGGTTTTATCCAGGCGTACCCGGAAGGCCGCCAGTTGCTCGCTCATCACTTCATCCGCGTTGCCGGCAAACTCCTGCTCGATCACCGGCAGCAGGGCCGCGGCGGCGCGGTCGCGCCACTTGATGGTCCAGGCCTGTAGCAGCGCGCGGTTATGTTCGGATTCGGCTGCCGCCACCTTCATCACCGCGTCCACCCACTTGCGGGTTTCCTCGAACCAGTCGCTCATGAACTGGGTGAGCATGGCCACCAGCGCTCCGCCGTCGGCGGCGAAC
It encodes:
- a CDS encoding SDR family NAD(P)-dependent oxidoreductase, which codes for MSTQKELAVVVGATGAFGRQIVARLSASDLDVVAVARSADALDELVDRHPGLIACVADIASDSAVASLRAVLERPVRMIVHGPGVAVVGGILDAPTAALVDAVNIKVGGLLRLVRAVDGHLVKGSRLVAIGGHYGFEPTAYAAAAGVANAALMNAVRQLSLAYGERGITAHLIAPGPADTERLHRVAADRARQRGISAEAVLGEMCAESSLGALTTPAQVAWAVSLLLAPEADAMTGSSLMLDSGRRRGLP
- the dmpG gene encoding 4-hydroxy-2-oxovalerate aldolase, giving the protein MNPSNPTSLQGRKVILHDMCLRDGMHAKREQISVAQMVKVATALDAAGVPYIQVTHGGGLGGNSLQHGFAPHSNEEYISAVAPLMKQAKVSVLLIPGLGTMKELHSAYDCGARSVHVATHCTEADTSPQHIAYARKLGMDTSGFLMMAHLNDAAGIARQGKLMESYGAQTVYVTDSAGYMLPEDVKARIGALREVLDPHTEIGFHGHHNLGMGVANSIAAIEAGASRIDGSVAGLGAGAGNTPLEVFAAVCERMGIETGTDLFKLMDVAEDIIVPMMEHIVRVDRESLTLGYTGVYSTFLLHAKRAALQFGVPARDILVELGRKKMIGGQEDMIQDTALTMAKERGVPLPT
- a CDS encoding 2Fe-2S iron-sulfur cluster-binding protein → MKYQIVIEDTGEQYPCDERESVLEGMARLGRRGIPLGCRGGGCGVCKVRILSGEYVAKVMSRAHVSAAELADGIVLACRVLPGSDLSVEVTGKMKKSVCRPL
- a CDS encoding tautomerase family protein gives rise to the protein MPIIEMHLAEGRTAEQKSRMAVAVTEAVCLSLQCPAETVRILITEHARDGFYVAGLDMAQRAAKQREQGQ
- a CDS encoding tautomerase family protein, producing MPVVNFHLVDGHCSAEQKACLLKDASQLYSLVLHSPVERVRAFITLHAATECAVAGEVVEVSGRHAPFFEFFVLEGRPLDERQALMRGFTDLLSATLAVEQGLIRGRCIRVDPQDWCIGGHDAAQLRQQEILERAEQAQDAP
- a CDS encoding LysR family transcriptional regulator, producing the protein MDKLSNMSVYIKVVEMGSFTAVANHLESTVGNVSRAVSALENMLDTRLIQRSTRRLSITDAGRRFYERCTKILADLEHAEAEASNAALTPRGTLRVHCVPGLARHLVTGAVLEYREEFPEVTVDLMLSQRMPNLLEDQLDVSILIARTLPDSAYVSQKIGISHCVLVASPEYLQRHAAPLTPEDLNDHQCLLLGTVDYVRDEWQLKSKTGDATFTPKGPSFSVNDMDAMAVAVRAGAGIGLLAGFSAIEDLRSGRLVRVLPEFHTYERNVYAVYTSRQFIDAKITRFIDTLKTRVGAQLTMTAQELIA
- a CDS encoding DUF2790 domain-containing protein, whose amino-acid sequence is MKVSVALFALFGFSGLVMAQEGAAAVDDQQVQVEQYTYSTHLDIAKVISQSEAADVCAVVPMRMTYEDSQGKRHILAYEAMGNGCSNG
- a CDS encoding NAD-dependent succinate-semialdehyde dehydrogenase, which translates into the protein MNVAYDPLYLFIGGDWISAEGRATAAVVNPATACEIGRVPLASADDLDHALEVAQVSFEQWRQTVPDQRAKILKRAADLILERAPRIAEQMTLEEGKPLGESLDEVTRAAEYFEWFAESARRIDGRVVPANRPGVLQLVKRQAIGPVAAFTPWNFPAITPARKLSAALAAGCSVILKPGEESPATALALARALDDAGLPKGVLQVVFGVPDQVSSQLIASPIIRKVTFTGSVPIGRLLSARAAEGVKPITLELGGHGPVLVFDDADIEKAAIEGVANRFRGTGQVCISSTRFLIQRGVYERFVERFVTATLALNIGDGLTPGTQVGPLANPRQLAKMQALVADAVAKGARVLAGGKRLACSGYFFEPTVLVDVPMNARVMQEEPFGPIAVLMPFDHMADGLKEANRLPYGLSAYAFTSSARTAMEVADGLEAGMIGINQYRIVATELPFGGIKESGHGSEGGIEGIEHYLTHKFISQI
- a CDS encoding acetaldehyde dehydrogenase (acetylating), with the protein product MKKIKCALIGSGNIGTDLIYKILRSPVLEPVWMVGIDPNSEGLLRARELGLKTTHEGVDGLLPHVLEDGIQIAFDATSAYVHAENSRKLNALGVLMIDLTPAAIGPLCVPPVNLREHAKTLQMNVNMISCAGQATIPIVNAVSRIQSVAYAEIVASLASKSIGPGTRANLDEFTNTTSSAIEKIGGARKGKALAIINPAEPPMLMRNTIYCLTDDEPDRVRIRESILQMIGEVTKYVPGYRLVNGPIFDGKKVSVFMEVAGLGDYLPTYAGNLDIMTAAATRTAEMFAEEILAGTLHLKAPEVA